A genomic window from Sulfurimonas paralvinellae includes:
- a CDS encoding response regulator — protein MSNVDLIQLTEQTKKLTAMVVEDEKVTNELLSSTFKNFFADVDSCFDGETALKIYEEKKPDVVFVDIIMSGMDGIELARKIREINPSQIIIVISASNDMEKISESIEVGVNSFIQKPIDTKKIIELLNNVVSMIAKKKKVETKTFSISLPLDLYETVNDNAKAESISKNAVIIRALRSFYE, from the coding sequence ATGAGCAATGTAGATTTAATTCAATTAACTGAGCAAACAAAAAAACTGACAGCAATGGTTGTAGAAGATGAAAAAGTAACAAATGAACTTTTAAGTTCTACTTTTAAAAACTTTTTTGCAGATGTAGATTCATGCTTTGATGGTGAGACAGCACTTAAAATTTATGAAGAGAAAAAACCGGATGTAGTTTTTGTAGATATTATCATGTCAGGAATGGATGGTATCGAGTTAGCTCGTAAGATTCGTGAAATCAATCCTTCTCAAATCATCATCGTTATCTCAGCAAGTAATGACATGGAAAAAATCTCTGAGTCTATCGAGGTTGGTGTCAACAGCTTTATCCAAAAACCAATCGATACGAAAAAAATCATTGAACTTTTAAACAATGTCGTTTCTATGATTGCTAAAAAGAAAAAAGTTGAAACAAAAACGTTCTCTATCTCTCTTCCTTTAGATCTTTATGAAACTGTAAATGACAACGCGAAAGCTGAAAGCATTTCTAAAAATGCTGTAATTATTAGAGCACTTCGTAGTTTTTACGAGTAG
- a CDS encoding YggT family protein: MIVDIIQGIGGIVISLINVYIWVIIIAALLSFVNPDPYNPIVQFLYRVTEPAYAFIRRFMPTNLNGLDFAPLIIIIALQVLIVVLSSILRSI; the protein is encoded by the coding sequence ATGATAGTAGATATTATTCAAGGGATCGGCGGAATCGTTATTAGTCTTATAAACGTTTATATTTGGGTTATTATTATTGCAGCGCTGCTTAGTTTTGTCAATCCTGATCCATATAATCCAATCGTTCAGTTTTTATATAGAGTTACAGAGCCGGCATATGCCTTTATACGTAGATTTATGCCGACAAATCTCAACGGATTGGACTTTGCACCGTTGATTATCATCATTGCCCTGCAGGTTCTTATTGTTGTCTTATCGTCCATACTGCGAAGTATATAG
- a CDS encoding site-specific integrase, protein MGKYIMQINKSLYFRKRIPQALSHYFNGKSELRIKFGAISHFHGNMYAKELNFMFEELITMLQSDTTNKNELVSKYTDAMYCYSNNSSRKYTIPITVPDLEKKNEELNEKLHEKIDNLTFKEKKKLLENLDVFDKLIHIIDPKKDFANYNSAQSTASQMQKANITLKELYEIFIREKQQESGEDIAQSTWRDYQSSYNDFIYVIEDADNRDISSFTREDFRTFVDALHNHLPKSRTKLKQFKSLPYSTLKDMELTEDEKLASNTKKKKMSTIKQMFDIAMDARYCYIETNYAEAFLIKETKSKKNEQPKRTPLTDTNQEKLFNSKLYTTHKKSTLKYEPEKYWIPLIALYTGMRQNEICQLYIEDVKSEVISTGETVYYFDLNEDKDKHLKNDNAYRLIPIHPKLIELGFIDYFNSIKEKQERLWDNLRLHPTQKRYNTDYNKTFMKYFRTHVTKDPTQVFHSFRHTVGDQLLKNAVKHKLPKDLMNQILGHEPDKDETSRTYSCGYGIEELFIGVCTLEFDLFY, encoded by the coding sequence ATGGGTAAATACATAATGCAAATCAACAAATCTCTCTACTTTCGTAAAAGAATTCCACAGGCTCTCTCACACTATTTTAACGGTAAATCCGAGCTGAGAATAAAATTTGGAGCAATATCTCATTTCCATGGTAACATGTATGCCAAAGAACTGAACTTTATGTTCGAGGAGTTAATCACTATGTTACAATCCGATACAACCAACAAAAACGAGCTAGTTTCCAAATATACAGATGCTATGTACTGCTACTCAAATAACAGCAGTCGAAAATATACAATACCAATTACAGTTCCAGATTTGGAAAAAAAGAATGAAGAGCTGAATGAAAAACTACACGAAAAAATTGACAATCTTACTTTTAAAGAAAAGAAGAAGCTTTTAGAGAATTTAGATGTGTTTGATAAGCTTATTCATATTATAGATCCAAAAAAAGATTTTGCCAATTACAACTCTGCCCAATCAACTGCATCACAAATGCAAAAAGCAAATATTACACTCAAAGAACTCTATGAAATATTTATCAGAGAAAAACAACAGGAGTCTGGCGAAGATATAGCACAGAGCACTTGGAGAGACTATCAATCCTCTTACAATGATTTCATTTATGTAATCGAAGATGCAGATAACAGGGATATATCAAGCTTCACACGGGAAGATTTTAGAACATTTGTGGATGCTTTACACAATCATCTTCCAAAAAGTAGAACGAAACTCAAACAGTTTAAATCACTCCCCTACTCTACACTCAAAGATATGGAGCTTACAGAAGATGAAAAACTTGCATCCAACACAAAGAAAAAGAAAATGTCTACTATTAAACAGATGTTTGATATTGCCATGGATGCAAGATATTGCTATATTGAGACAAACTATGCAGAAGCTTTTTTAATTAAAGAGACAAAAAGCAAAAAGAATGAACAACCAAAAAGAACTCCGCTTACTGATACAAATCAAGAGAAACTCTTTAACTCCAAACTCTACACTACACATAAAAAAAGCACTTTAAAATACGAACCGGAAAAATACTGGATACCACTTATTGCCCTCTACACAGGGATGAGACAAAATGAAATTTGTCAGCTCTACATAGAAGATGTCAAAAGTGAAGTGATAAGCACAGGAGAAACAGTTTATTACTTTGATTTGAATGAAGATAAGGACAAACATCTAAAAAATGATAATGCTTACAGATTAATACCTATTCATCCAAAGCTCATAGAACTCGGATTTATTGACTATTTTAACTCTATAAAAGAGAAACAAGAGAGACTATGGGATAACCTGCGACTGCACCCTACTCAAAAAAGATATAACACAGACTACAATAAAACATTTATGAAATATTTTAGAACTCATGTAACAAAAGATCCTACACAGGTTTTTCACAGCTTCCGCCATACTGTCGGCGACCAATTGCTTAAAAATGCTGTCAAGCACAAACTGCCAAAAGACTTGATGAATCAAATTTTAGGACACGAGCCTGATAAAGATGAAACATCAAGAACTTATTCTTGCGGATATGGGATTGAAGAGCTTTTTATTGGGGTTTGTACTTTGGAATTTGATTTATTTTATTGA
- a CDS encoding TRAP transporter substrate-binding protein gives MNRRDFLTTATTASAALALGGCNENNRQAIDYSKHPKKSDETKRVNINRNKKTTIKLATSWPAHFPIMGTGVEKFAQRLKEISSESLEIKIYAKNVLVPALAVFDAASSGQIDAFHSGPYYWKGKNSAFSLFSGIPFGFTAEEVNSWMLFGGGLELWREQYTKYNLYPLLGGNTNIQMGGWFRKPINSLADMQGLKMRIPGLGGEVFAKMGVNPILLPAGEIYTSLERGVIDATEWVGPALDIKMGFYKVAPYYYSGWHEPGSVLELTFNKHSWEKLPREHQSMIEVASSEMNSNMTYEFHAQNIQALQKLKSLDVKLAQFPADVTEAGKKGLREVIDEFSAANKDFETVYSSIANYLQLSKEWSDASLGYFLNIR, from the coding sequence ATGAATCGTAGAGACTTTTTAACAACGGCAACAACAGCTTCGGCAGCTTTGGCACTTGGCGGATGTAATGAAAACAACCGTCAGGCCATCGACTACTCCAAACATCCTAAAAAGAGTGATGAGACAAAACGCGTCAATATCAACAGAAACAAAAAAACAACAATCAAGTTGGCTACAAGTTGGCCGGCACACTTTCCTATTATGGGAACCGGTGTTGAAAAATTCGCACAACGCCTAAAAGAGATCAGCAGCGAGTCGTTAGAGATCAAGATCTATGCAAAAAATGTACTTGTTCCTGCATTAGCTGTTTTTGATGCGGCAAGCAGCGGACAGATCGATGCTTTTCACTCAGGTCCTTACTATTGGAAAGGTAAGAACTCTGCTTTTTCTCTTTTTAGCGGTATTCCTTTTGGTTTTACCGCCGAAGAGGTAAACTCCTGGATGCTCTTTGGTGGCGGACTTGAGCTTTGGCGTGAGCAGTATACCAAGTATAACCTCTACCCTCTTTTAGGCGGTAACACAAACATACAAATGGGCGGATGGTTCCGCAAACCTATTAACTCACTGGCTGATATGCAGGGATTAAAGATGCGTATCCCAGGGCTTGGAGGCGAAGTTTTTGCAAAAATGGGTGTTAATCCTATTCTGCTGCCGGCCGGTGAGATATACACTTCTCTTGAACGCGGTGTAATCGATGCTACCGAATGGGTTGGACCTGCACTTGATATTAAAATGGGATTTTACAAAGTCGCACCTTATTATTACTCTGGATGGCATGAGCCCGGTTCTGTTTTAGAACTCACCTTCAATAAGCACTCGTGGGAAAAATTGCCGCGTGAGCATCAGTCGATGATCGAAGTAGCCTCAAGTGAAATGAACTCAAATATGACGTATGAGTTTCATGCACAAAATATTCAAGCACTGCAAAAATTAAAATCACTGGATGTCAAACTCGCACAGTTCCCTGCTGATGTAACAGAAGCAGGAAAAAAAGGATTACGTGAAGTCATTGATGAATTTAGCGCTGCAAACAAAGACTTTGAAACAGTATATAGTTCAATTGCCAACTATCTGCAGCTATCTAAAGAGTGGAGCGATGCAAGCCTGGGATATTTTTTAAATATTCGCTAG
- the mobB gene encoding molybdopterin-guanine dinucleotide biosynthesis protein B, with the protein MNKRLAVAFTGPSNSGKTTLILKVARKLIHEHKLEVAIIKHDPKDKARFDVEGKDSYKFSDTGAEVIVTSPNRTTYFSNRHSELEDMIRLFDRFDILLVEGLKNLPLPRISIFRNEIDEDYFPYMNALAVDDSIDMKKYAVPENVDILNLNDTNEVIEWILNNAKEV; encoded by the coding sequence TTGAATAAAAGATTAGCAGTAGCATTTACCGGCCCTTCAAACAGTGGAAAAACGACTTTGATCCTAAAAGTCGCAAGAAAATTGATTCACGAACATAAGCTTGAAGTTGCTATTATAAAACATGATCCAAAAGATAAAGCCCGTTTTGACGTAGAAGGAAAAGACAGTTACAAATTCAGCGATACAGGTGCGGAAGTGATAGTGACCTCCCCTAATCGTACAACATACTTCTCGAACAGACATTCGGAACTAGAAGATATGATACGACTTTTTGACAGGTTCGATATTTTGTTGGTCGAGGGGCTCAAAAATCTCCCGCTTCCTCGCATAAGCATCTTTCGCAATGAAATAGATGAGGATTATTTTCCCTATATGAATGCCTTGGCTGTCGATGACTCGATAGATATGAAAAAATATGCCGTGCCAGAGAATGTAGATATATTAAATCTCAATGACACAAATGAAGTCATAGAGTGGATACTAAACAACGCAAAGGAAGTGTAA
- a CDS encoding glutamate--tRNA ligase family protein, which translates to MLRYAPDSQGEMNINDLRTALLNYIVSKQRDENFAIVIDDEDRQSPELLTLFSLEYSQIISKSQNARFHAAMALQLLHEKKAFNCFCSDEWIEKKRQEAHEAGKPYMYDDACANLPAELVIDNEHPFVVRIKRPESSNDSNSFDSFIILNRDKTSTPDFAAAVDDMLSDISFVITDEKNKINTLKQEHIRKQLGYNKTIEYVYIPEITGEELPTITSLLEEGFLPEAISNYLVSTVFEVDKEIFTLDDAIEFFDIDSISKSSEKFDKEQLKKINREHLRKMSNKELSRYVGFADADIGGLAKLYLDKVSTTKELKEKIKPVFETREVPQKLAKHYKEVTQVIKEDESHYDTYDAFANMLEQRTGLEESELAKIMSILLTNSQDAPELPEVYKHLKNYIGEIIKK; encoded by the coding sequence ATGCTTAGATATGCACCGGATTCTCAAGGTGAAATGAATATCAACGACTTAAGAACAGCACTGTTGAATTATATTGTTTCAAAGCAAAGAGATGAGAATTTTGCTATAGTAATTGATGACGAAGACAGACAAAGCCCCGAACTTTTAACACTTTTTTCATTAGAGTATTCACAGATCATCAGTAAAAGTCAAAATGCCCGCTTTCATGCAGCAATGGCACTGCAGCTTTTGCATGAAAAAAAAGCATTTAACTGTTTTTGTTCAGATGAGTGGATCGAAAAAAAGCGTCAAGAGGCTCATGAAGCCGGCAAACCCTATATGTATGATGATGCCTGTGCAAATCTGCCTGCAGAGCTTGTTATTGACAATGAACATCCTTTTGTCGTACGTATCAAGCGTCCTGAAAGTAGCAATGATTCGAATTCTTTTGACAGTTTTATTATCCTCAATCGCGATAAAACTTCCACACCGGATTTTGCCGCTGCTGTTGATGATATGCTGAGTGACATCTCTTTTGTTATCACAGATGAAAAGAATAAAATTAACACGCTTAAACAGGAACATATACGCAAACAACTCGGTTACAACAAAACCATAGAGTATGTTTATATTCCTGAAATTACAGGTGAAGAACTACCGACAATTACATCACTTTTAGAAGAAGGTTTTCTACCGGAAGCTATTTCAAATTATTTAGTATCAACCGTATTTGAGGTAGACAAAGAAATCTTCACGCTTGATGATGCAATAGAGTTCTTTGATATAGACAGCATCTCTAAAAGCAGTGAAAAGTTTGATAAAGAACAACTCAAAAAGATAAACCGTGAACATTTAAGAAAAATGTCAAATAAAGAACTTTCACGTTATGTCGGCTTTGCAGATGCCGACATTGGCGGCTTGGCAAAGCTTTATTTAGATAAAGTAAGCACCACAAAAGAACTCAAAGAGAAGATAAAACCTGTCTTTGAGACAAGAGAAGTGCCGCAGAAGCTTGCAAAACACTATAAAGAGGTCACGCAGGTCATTAAAGAAGACGAGTCTCATTATGATACATATGATGCCTTTGCAAATATGTTAGAACAAAGAACAGGTTTGGAAGAATCGGAATTAGCAAAAATCATGTCAATTTTACTTACAAACTCACAAGATGCACCTGAACTTCCGGAAGTTTACAAGCATCTTAAAAACTATATTGGGGAGATTATCAAAAAATGA
- a CDS encoding glutamine--tRNA ligase/YqeY domain fusion protein, which yields MSKKKDFLHTIVEEDLKAGKYKEIVTRFPPEPNGFPHIGHAKSIYINFGIARDFHGRCNLRMDDTNPTAEETKYVEALEDAVEWLGFEWDKPVRFTSDYFSKLYEYAQELIKMGKAYVDSLDEEQMREYRGTVTQPGKRSVYAERSIEENLDLFERMKKGEFKDGEHVLRAKIDMSAANMKMRDPLLYRIRHVHHHRTADEWSIYPMYDFAHCLSDYIEGVTHSICTLEFENNRDIYDWVLDTLELKPPRPYQHEFARLNITYTVMSKRKLLELVEGKYVNGWDDPRLPTIAGYRRRGYTREAILNFCEQIGVAKANSTVDVSQLEFCIRDDLNTKVPRVMCVLNPLKVTIENYEGREELEASYYPQDVPKEGSRKIPFSKEIYIDREDFNENPPKGYFRLTPEQPVRLKSAYIIKCKEIIKDEDGNITEIKAEYFPDSKSGEDKSGIKVKSAIQWVSAADAKQVEVRLYDRLYKSEAPESIEDLNPNSLKIIKNALIEPAVITQKPDERFQFEREGYFYADPVDYSDENPVFNKIVGLKDSWGKKTEKRAPRNQRKPKEKPVQVDGEVVSMTEKEQALYDDYTKRLDLNTEVANTIARDEKLASFFADALAQCTSSTILANLVANEVARELKDKELTEVKFDAKGVAELAKMIDEEIISNKIAKQVFESMAKTGENPTQIVEEKGLVQISDPAQILPIIEDVMTKNPDNVSKFKAGNTKLLGFFVGQVLKATGGKANPKVVNELVAKKLQE from the coding sequence ATGAGCAAAAAGAAAGATTTTTTACATACAATAGTTGAAGAAGACCTCAAAGCAGGTAAATATAAAGAGATCGTGACAAGGTTTCCTCCTGAACCAAATGGTTTTCCCCATATAGGTCATGCGAAATCTATATATATAAATTTCGGTATTGCGCGTGATTTTCACGGTCGATGTAATCTCAGAATGGATGATACCAACCCAACAGCAGAAGAGACAAAATATGTTGAAGCACTTGAAGATGCCGTAGAGTGGCTTGGTTTTGAATGGGATAAACCGGTGCGTTTTACATCTGATTATTTTTCCAAACTCTATGAGTATGCGCAAGAACTCATCAAAATGGGTAAAGCATATGTTGACAGTTTAGATGAAGAGCAGATGCGTGAGTACCGCGGGACTGTTACACAGCCGGGAAAAAGAAGTGTCTATGCCGAGCGTAGTATTGAAGAGAATTTAGACTTGTTTGAGAGAATGAAAAAGGGCGAGTTTAAAGACGGTGAACATGTTTTACGAGCCAAAATCGATATGAGTGCGGCAAATATGAAGATGAGAGACCCACTGCTTTATAGAATTAGACACGTGCATCATCACAGAACGGCTGATGAGTGGTCTATCTACCCAATGTATGACTTTGCTCACTGTCTTTCTGATTATATAGAAGGTGTAACGCACTCCATCTGTACTTTAGAGTTTGAAAACAACCGTGATATCTATGACTGGGTACTTGACACACTTGAACTTAAGCCGCCACGTCCATACCAGCATGAGTTTGCAAGGCTGAATATTACCTACACGGTAATGAGTAAGCGAAAACTTTTGGAACTGGTTGAAGGCAAGTATGTTAACGGCTGGGATGATCCTCGTCTTCCTACTATTGCAGGATACAGAAGAAGAGGGTACACACGCGAAGCTATACTTAATTTTTGTGAGCAGATCGGTGTAGCCAAAGCAAATTCGACAGTTGATGTTTCACAACTTGAATTTTGCATAAGAGATGACCTTAACACCAAAGTGCCTCGCGTGATGTGTGTGCTTAACCCTCTGAAAGTGACAATAGAGAACTATGAGGGCAGGGAAGAACTCGAAGCCTCTTATTATCCGCAGGATGTACCAAAAGAGGGTTCAAGAAAGATACCTTTTTCAAAAGAGATATATATTGACCGTGAAGATTTCAATGAAAATCCTCCAAAAGGTTACTTCCGTCTGACACCAGAGCAGCCTGTACGATTGAAAAGCGCTTATATCATCAAGTGCAAAGAGATCATCAAAGACGAAGATGGAAATATAACTGAGATAAAAGCGGAATATTTCCCTGATTCCAAAAGTGGTGAAGATAAAAGCGGCATCAAAGTAAAAAGCGCCATCCAATGGGTGAGTGCAGCAGATGCAAAACAGGTGGAGGTAAGACTCTATGACAGACTCTATAAGAGTGAAGCACCCGAAAGTATTGAGGATCTCAATCCCAATTCCTTAAAGATTATAAAAAATGCACTTATTGAACCTGCCGTCATTACTCAAAAACCGGATGAAAGATTTCAATTTGAGAGAGAAGGGTACTTTTATGCTGATCCGGTTGACTATAGCGATGAAAATCCAGTATTTAACAAAATTGTCGGATTGAAAGACTCTTGGGGTAAAAAGACAGAAAAAAGAGCACCGAGAAATCAGCGTAAACCTAAAGAAAAACCGGTACAGGTTGATGGCGAAGTCGTATCAATGACTGAAAAAGAGCAGGCTCTCTATGATGACTACACAAAAAGACTCGATCTTAACACTGAAGTGGCAAACACCATAGCCAGAGATGAAAAACTGGCATCGTTCTTTGCAGATGCATTGGCACAATGCACATCTTCTACAATCTTAGCCAACCTTGTGGCAAATGAAGTTGCCAGAGAGTTAAAAGATAAAGAACTCACTGAGGTGAAATTTGACGCTAAAGGCGTAGCAGAGCTTGCCAAGATGATCGATGAAGAGATTATCTCAAATAAAATTGCCAAGCAGGTCTTTGAATCAATGGCAAAAACTGGAGAAAATCCTACACAGATCGTTGAAGAAAAAGGCCTTGTACAGATCAGTGACCCAGCTCAAATTTTACCAATCATTGAAGATGTTATGACAAAGAACCCTGATAATGTAAGTAAATTTAAAGCGGGCAATACAAAACTGCTCGGTTTCTTTGTAGGACAGGTACTTAAAGCAACAGGTGGCAAAGCAAATCCAAAAGTTGTTAATGAGCTTGTAGCAAAAAAATTACAGGAGTAA
- the metG gene encoding methionine--tRNA ligase, giving the protein MSKYITTPIYYVNGEAHIGHAYTTFIADTMARYERLKGEDTFFLTGTDEHGQKIEESAEKAGKPTQEFADEISATFKNLWDEFGISYDKFIRTTDEAHMKGVQKAFEVMYAKGDIYKDFYEGHYCVSCETFFPETQLVDGEFCPDCGRSTSVVKEESYFFKLSKYEDRLLKHYEENPEFIMPKSRANEVVNFVKGGLRDLSVTRTSFSWGVKMPASINDDKHVMYVWLDALLNYVTALGYGSDEALMNYWPADVHFVGKDILRFHAIYWPAFLMSLDLPLPKHIGAHGWWTRDGEKMSKSKGNVVSPKEVADAYGVENLRYFMLREVPFGQDGDFSQRAFIDRINSELSNDLGNLLNRIIGMSGKYSEFVIDSKDAEKYHAKELENMNSVLDSLDSFMENLQTHRYLEELWKLFAIGNGVIQEYEPWVKMKNNQEDEALATVAVVANILAKAAVMLHPVMPETTKIIANALSFEINNESYKELVVDKKLLKVFTIEKVPPLFPRVEEPLMTEAPKSEPNPPKETKKEEKTTQSQDNLIEIGQFFETSLKVGTIVEAEEVPKSKKLLKLQVDLGEDKTRQVVAGIKEFYSPEELKNTQVCVVANLKPAKLMGMISEGMLLAAKDEDGLCLIRPEKPKKAGTPIG; this is encoded by the coding sequence TTGAGTAAATATATAACAACACCTATCTACTATGTTAACGGAGAAGCCCATATTGGGCACGCCTATACTACTTTTATCGCCGATACGATGGCGCGATATGAAAGACTGAAGGGCGAAGATACATTCTTTCTTACCGGTACGGATGAACACGGGCAAAAGATTGAAGAGTCAGCTGAAAAAGCAGGCAAGCCGACACAAGAGTTTGCAGATGAGATAAGTGCGACTTTTAAAAATCTTTGGGATGAATTTGGCATCAGTTATGACAAATTTATCCGTACAACAGATGAAGCACACATGAAAGGTGTACAAAAAGCCTTCGAAGTGATGTATGCAAAAGGTGATATTTATAAAGATTTTTACGAAGGACATTACTGCGTGAGCTGTGAGACATTCTTTCCTGAAACACAGCTTGTCGATGGTGAATTCTGTCCTGACTGCGGTCGCAGTACAAGTGTTGTAAAAGAAGAGAGTTATTTCTTTAAACTTTCAAAATATGAAGACAGACTACTCAAGCATTATGAAGAGAACCCTGAATTTATTATGCCTAAATCCCGTGCAAATGAAGTTGTTAACTTTGTAAAAGGCGGACTGCGTGACCTCTCTGTGACGCGTACTTCATTTAGCTGGGGTGTCAAGATGCCTGCAAGTATCAATGATGACAAGCATGTTATGTATGTATGGCTTGATGCCCTGCTCAACTATGTAACAGCACTTGGATATGGCTCAGATGAAGCGCTGATGAACTACTGGCCTGCCGATGTGCATTTTGTAGGAAAAGACATTCTGCGTTTTCACGCTATCTACTGGCCGGCATTTTTAATGAGCCTCGACCTGCCGCTTCCAAAACACATCGGTGCGCATGGATGGTGGACACGTGACGGCGAAAAAATGAGTAAATCAAAAGGCAATGTCGTCTCTCCTAAAGAGGTTGCCGATGCTTATGGAGTAGAAAATCTTCGCTATTTTATGCTGCGTGAGGTTCCTTTTGGACAAGATGGTGACTTTTCCCAGCGTGCATTTATAGATCGTATCAATTCAGAACTCTCCAATGACCTTGGTAACCTCCTAAACCGTATCATCGGTATGAGCGGCAAATACAGTGAGTTCGTCATTGATTCTAAAGATGCCGAAAAATACCATGCAAAAGAGCTCGAAAATATGAACAGTGTTCTTGATTCACTTGACTCTTTTATGGAAAATCTGCAAACACATAGATATCTTGAAGAGCTATGGAAACTTTTTGCCATCGGTAATGGTGTTATTCAAGAGTATGAGCCATGGGTAAAAATGAAAAACAATCAAGAAGATGAAGCGCTTGCAACAGTTGCCGTTGTTGCCAATATATTGGCAAAAGCAGCTGTAATGCTGCACCCTGTTATGCCTGAAACGACTAAAATCATTGCTAACGCACTCTCTTTTGAAATCAATAATGAAAGTTATAAAGAACTTGTTGTTGACAAAAAACTTCTCAAGGTGTTTACTATAGAAAAAGTTCCGCCTCTCTTCCCTCGTGTTGAAGAGCCTTTAATGACAGAAGCACCGAAATCGGAACCAAATCCTCCAAAAGAAACAAAAAAAGAGGAAAAAACAACACAGAGCCAAGATAATCTTATAGAGATAGGACAGTTCTTTGAAACATCTCTGAAAGTCGGTACAATCGTTGAAGCCGAAGAAGTTCCAAAAAGTAAAAAACTCTTAAAACTACAGGTAGATTTAGGGGAAGATAAAACGCGACAAGTTGTTGCAGGTATCAAAGAATTCTACTCTCCGGAAGAACTGAAAAATACTCAGGTTTGTGTTGTAGCCAACCTCAAACCTGCAAAACTCATGGGTATGATAAGTGAAGGAATGCTTCTTGCTGCTAAGGATGAAGACGGTTTATGTTTAATAAGACCGGAAAAACCTAAAAAAGCAGGCACACCTATTGGATGA
- a CDS encoding class 1 fructose-bisphosphatase, which yields MDKIFEAIQISAKRIKTAIDVKDIGYSQQENSSGETQLELDIKCDMIIAEEFSRVEDVNTISSEEKEHAEVLHENGKYFISYDPLDGSSLIDVNLSVGSIFGIYEGNFGSQNMVAACYVVYGPRVEMVFAYNKVKLYLLQAGDFEFVKEVRLTQKGKLMAPGGTQQNWPLYHKAMIDGFFAEGYRLRYSGGMVPDLHQILLKGGGLFSYPATSDKPEGKLRRLFEVFPFAFVYEKAGGIAINGHERLLDLGYAHLHDTSPCFFGTEYEVKRVKEVYADNA from the coding sequence ATGGATAAAATATTTGAAGCGATACAGATCAGCGCAAAAAGAATAAAAACAGCGATAGATGTAAAAGACATAGGTTACTCCCAACAGGAGAATTCTTCCGGAGAGACACAACTTGAGCTTGATATCAAATGCGACATGATAATTGCAGAAGAGTTCTCACGCGTAGAAGATGTAAATACCATATCTTCAGAAGAGAAAGAACACGCAGAAGTACTGCATGAAAACGGCAAATATTTCATCTCTTATGATCCACTTGACGGCTCTTCACTTATAGATGTAAACCTGAGTGTCGGTTCTATTTTTGGCATCTATGAAGGTAATTTTGGTTCACAGAATATGGTTGCGGCCTGTTATGTTGTCTATGGTCCGCGTGTGGAAATGGTCTTTGCATATAATAAAGTAAAACTTTACCTGCTGCAAGCCGGTGATTTTGAATTTGTAAAAGAAGTACGCCTCACGCAAAAGGGCAAACTTATGGCACCGGGAGGCACACAGCAAAACTGGCCTCTCTACCATAAGGCAATGATAGACGGTTTTTTTGCTGAAGGCTATCGTTTGCGTTATTCCGGAGGCATGGTTCCAGACCTGCATCAAATACTCCTCAAAGGCGGTGGACTTTTCAGCTATCCTGCGACAAGTGACAAACCTGAAGGAAAACTACGCCGTCTTTTTGAGGTCTTTCCTTTTGCTTTTGTGTATGAAAAAGCAGGCGGTATCGCTATAAATGGTCATGAAAGACTGTTAGACCTTGGTTATGCACACCTACATGACACATCTCCATGTTTTTTTGGAACAGAATATGAAGTCAAGCGTGTAAAAGAGGTCTATGCAGACAATGCATAA
- a CDS encoding tetratricopeptide repeat protein, with amino-acid sequence MKKTFIALSLFTTLVHADLFNDGVKAYENGNYKEAMRLYEKAALQGNTNAQYNLGVMYANGKGVRQDFTKALKWFQIAADHRDASAQYNLGIMYENGRGVRQNKSQAKEFYGQACDNGLQLGCEAYKDLNEKGF; translated from the coding sequence ATGAAAAAAACATTTATAGCTTTATCGCTATTTACGACATTAGTACATGCAGATTTATTTAATGATGGAGTAAAGGCATATGAGAATGGAAATTACAAAGAAGCTATGAGATTATATGAAAAAGCTGCTCTTCAAGGGAATACTAATGCACAATACAATTTGGGAGTCATGTATGCCAATGGTAAGGGTGTAAGACAAGATTTCACAAAAGCTCTAAAATGGTTTCAAATAGCTGCTGATCATAGGGATGCTAGCGCACAATACAATTTGGGAATCATGTATGAAAATGGCAGAGGTGTACGACAAAACAAATCGCAGGCAAAAGAGTTCTATGGACAGGCTTGCGATAATGGTTTACAACTAGGTTGTGAAGCATACAAAGATCTAAATGAAAAAGGCTTTTAA